A window of the Vibrio fluvialis genome harbors these coding sequences:
- the soxR gene encoding redox-sensitive transcriptional activator SoxR: MEMTVGEVAQRAGVKVSTLHFYEQKGLIHSWRNAGNQRRYHRNVLRRIAVIKAAQMVGLTLEEVAESLADLPKHQAPSRQEWEQMASNWNAMLEHRIAQLKALQNDLGGCIGCGCLSMESCAIYNPQDIRAQTFSEKTRLTHPEEW, from the coding sequence ATGGAGATGACCGTCGGTGAAGTTGCCCAACGCGCAGGAGTGAAGGTATCCACCCTACACTTTTACGAACAGAAAGGATTGATTCATAGTTGGCGTAATGCTGGTAATCAGCGCCGTTACCATCGCAACGTGTTGCGTCGGATTGCGGTGATCAAAGCCGCGCAAATGGTCGGGCTCACCTTAGAAGAGGTGGCCGAATCGTTGGCGGATTTGCCCAAACATCAAGCGCCAAGCCGACAGGAATGGGAGCAGATGGCGTCAAACTGGAACGCCATGCTGGAGCATCGTATTGCGCAGCTAAAAGCACTGCAGAACGATCTCGGCGGCTGTATTGGCTGCGGCTGCTTGTCGATGGAGTCCTGCGCCATTTACAACCCGCAAGATATTCGAGCGCAGACCTTTAGCGAAAAAACACGCCTGACGCATCCGGAAGAATGGTGA
- a CDS encoding MFS transporter, which translates to MEWNNKTRTRSYLTGRFFDGISSGLFMMALPWAMLSTPNMGAFVAMVALACTAVSFVLTPFFSTLIDRFSRKRLLVLVQWLQASTAGVVALVYWAGYESNWLLAVAQLLFWTSSNLAWATNNAFTQENFHQHEYAAISGKQEVIMQGTTLGSGALGVVLLEMWGMFEFSSFAAIASAIACVSYLMTPYRRQLRHSTPVSFLDQMKESREIFTLRPQFYAFLMLSALSYPILTFLTKLVPIWFSETGVSGDWFAGYNIAFGTGSLVTGLLVSRLLGLSSHPNMMIGAMGLAAIMLVGMSVSPTPLWLLVFTFFFGTFNALNRIARTNWMHHSISIHQRGRADGGLQMFATLVQSLSYVSIALLSHYGLTQWGFFFAAAVMVLAVLTMMRLNKTPDLAVTAA; encoded by the coding sequence ATGGAATGGAATAATAAAACCCGCACGCGCTCCTATCTGACCGGACGCTTCTTTGACGGTATCTCTTCCGGGCTGTTTATGATGGCCCTGCCGTGGGCCATGCTGTCGACGCCCAATATGGGCGCGTTTGTGGCGATGGTGGCGCTGGCATGTACCGCCGTGTCTTTTGTGCTGACGCCGTTTTTCTCGACCTTGATCGACCGATTTTCGCGCAAACGCTTATTGGTCTTGGTGCAATGGCTTCAGGCCAGTACCGCAGGGGTGGTGGCTTTGGTTTATTGGGCCGGGTATGAGTCGAATTGGTTGCTGGCGGTGGCGCAATTGCTGTTCTGGACCTCCAGTAATTTGGCTTGGGCGACCAACAACGCCTTTACGCAGGAGAATTTTCATCAGCACGAATATGCGGCGATATCCGGTAAGCAGGAAGTGATCATGCAGGGCACGACGCTGGGTTCTGGCGCGCTCGGTGTGGTGCTGCTGGAAATGTGGGGCATGTTTGAATTCTCCAGCTTTGCGGCCATCGCCTCGGCGATTGCGTGTGTCAGCTATCTGATGACACCGTACCGTCGCCAGTTGCGCCACTCGACGCCGGTATCGTTTCTTGACCAGATGAAAGAGAGCCGGGAGATATTTACGTTAAGACCCCAGTTTTATGCGTTTTTAATGCTCTCGGCGCTGAGCTATCCCATCCTGACGTTTTTGACCAAGCTGGTGCCGATTTGGTTTTCCGAAACGGGGGTGTCGGGTGATTGGTTTGCCGGCTACAACATCGCTTTTGGCACGGGGTCATTGGTCACCGGACTGCTCGTGAGCCGTCTGCTGGGGCTGAGTTCTCATCCCAATATGATGATCGGAGCCATGGGGCTGGCGGCCATCATGTTGGTGGGCATGAGCGTTTCGCCGACGCCACTCTGGTTACTGGTGTTTACCTTCTTCTTTGGCACGTTTAACGCCTTGAATCGTATCGCTCGAACTAACTGGATGCATCATAGCATCAGTATCCACCAACGTGGGCGCGCAGACGGTGGACTGCAAATGTTCGCAACTTTGGTGCAGAGTCTCAGCTATGTGTCGATTGCGTTGCTGAGTCACTATGGCCTGACTCAGTGGGGATTTTTCTTCGCCGCGGCGGTCATGGTGTTGGCAGTCTTGACCATGATGCGTTTAAACAAAACCCCGGATCTGGCGGTCACCGCCGCGTAA